A window of the Bradyrhizobium diazoefficiens genome harbors these coding sequences:
- a CDS encoding adenylate/guanylate cyclase domain-containing protein, whose amino-acid sequence MSDTQAQFSVLKQTADAKVVDAIACLIKDGEDHELNRVNVLDFARQHGVDEEHAISAFLHSARLGLFDLGWNVLCPGCGGVLGAHSTLKALKPDDYHCALCACGYKASVDDQVEVSFTVNPRVRRIAAHDPDTLPVWEYFKQVFWSSGVDFNKESFATLANEVTLDTMELPAGEKATMSLQLPNDFIIIFEPVTHAAQFIDVQGEPTKDRQQLAIMYNKVQAPTGTTTMRPGPLRLSLENQAGVRVLPSVFIAAEALHHLIGKRKPFLTAKRMLSNQTFRDVFKADNLSLDQRLQITSLTFLFTDLKGSTALYERVGDLAAFDLVRAHFHALLEIISSEKGAVVKTIGDAVMATFVRPEHAIVAGLRMRAAMDELNKQRGTDDLIVKIGIHEGPCLAVMLNERQDYFGQTVNIAARVQSLSTEREIHITGPVLDAPAVAEVLKQREIKPIQKQAALRGIADKMVVYEIP is encoded by the coding sequence ATGAGCGACACCCAGGCCCAGTTTTCCGTTCTGAAGCAGACCGCCGACGCGAAGGTAGTCGATGCGATCGCGTGTCTCATCAAGGACGGCGAGGATCATGAACTCAACCGCGTCAATGTCCTCGACTTCGCCAGACAGCACGGCGTCGATGAAGAGCACGCGATCTCAGCCTTTCTGCATTCGGCGCGGCTCGGGTTGTTCGATCTCGGCTGGAACGTGCTGTGCCCCGGCTGCGGCGGCGTGCTTGGCGCCCATTCGACGCTGAAGGCGCTCAAGCCGGACGATTATCACTGCGCGCTCTGCGCCTGCGGCTACAAGGCGTCGGTCGACGATCAGGTCGAGGTCTCCTTCACCGTGAATCCGCGCGTCCGGCGGATCGCCGCGCACGATCCCGATACGCTTCCGGTGTGGGAGTATTTCAAGCAAGTGTTCTGGAGTTCCGGGGTCGACTTCAACAAGGAATCGTTTGCGACGCTGGCCAACGAGGTGACGCTGGATACGATGGAGCTGCCGGCCGGCGAGAAGGCGACGATGTCGCTGCAACTCCCGAACGACTTCATCATCATCTTCGAGCCGGTGACGCACGCCGCCCAATTCATCGACGTCCAGGGCGAGCCGACCAAGGACCGCCAGCAGCTCGCCATCATGTACAACAAGGTGCAGGCGCCGACGGGGACCACGACGATGCGGCCGGGGCCGCTGCGGCTGTCGCTTGAGAACCAGGCCGGCGTGCGGGTGCTTCCGTCGGTGTTCATCGCGGCCGAAGCGCTTCATCACCTCATCGGCAAGCGCAAGCCGTTCCTTACCGCCAAGCGCATGCTGTCGAACCAAACGTTTCGCGATGTCTTCAAGGCGGACAATCTCAGCCTCGACCAGCGACTCCAGATCACCTCGCTGACCTTCCTGTTCACCGATCTGAAGGGCTCGACAGCGCTCTACGAGCGCGTCGGCGATCTCGCCGCTTTCGATCTCGTGCGCGCGCATTTCCACGCGCTGCTGGAGATCATCTCGTCCGAGAAGGGCGCGGTGGTGAAGACCATCGGCGATGCCGTGATGGCGACCTTCGTCCGTCCCGAGCATGCGATCGTCGCAGGCCTGCGGATGCGCGCGGCGATGGACGAGCTCAACAAGCAGCGCGGCACGGACGATCTCATCGTCAAGATCGGCATCCACGAGGGGCCGTGCCTTGCGGTGATGCTCAACGAGCGGCAGGATTATTTCGGCCAGACCGTCAACATTGCCGCGCGTGTTCAGAGCCTGTCGACCGAACGGGAGATCCATATCACCGGCCCGGTGCTCGACGCACCCGCGGTCGCCGAAGTCCTCAAGCAGCGCGAGATCAAGCCGATCCAGAAGCAGGCGGCGCTGCGCGGCATCGCCGACAAGATGGTGGTGTACGAGATACCGTGA
- a CDS encoding TerB family tellurite resistance protein, with protein MLDGLRQFIADIVAPHAQDRAFGESDYRLAATALLVHVVSLDGQPTPAEQGKLHTLIESHFGLDRGTADRLIADATQVEGEAVDLYHFTSVIMRSLDEEGRKRIVQMMWELVYADGQVTEFEDNVVWRASDLLGISQRDRIDLKHAVADRAGDQVKDNAVGG; from the coding sequence ATGCTCGACGGCCTGCGCCAATTCATCGCCGACATTGTTGCTCCTCATGCCCAGGACCGCGCCTTCGGCGAGAGCGATTATCGGCTGGCTGCCACCGCGCTACTGGTCCACGTGGTTTCGCTGGACGGCCAGCCGACGCCGGCCGAGCAGGGCAAGCTGCACACCTTGATCGAAAGCCATTTCGGGCTCGACCGGGGCACGGCGGACCGGCTGATTGCGGATGCGACCCAGGTCGAGGGCGAGGCGGTCGATCTTTATCACTTTACCAGCGTCATCATGCGTTCGCTCGACGAAGAGGGCCGCAAGCGCATCGTCCAGATGATGTGGGAGCTGGTCTATGCCGATGGCCAGGTCACCGAGTTCGAGGACAACGTCGTCTGGCGTGCCTCCGACCTGCTCGGGATTTCCCAGCGCGACCGGATCGATCTCAAGCACGCCGTCGCGGACCGCGCCGGCGATCAGGTCAAGGACAACGCTGTCGGCGGCTGA
- a CDS encoding SDR family NAD(P)-dependent oxidoreductase, producing the protein MTERVTLITGASAGIGTELARVFAANGHRLALTARRADRLEALANELTSTCGKKPIVIACDLQQADAGERIAAALAAEAVELDNLVNNAGFGVFGDAIERDRDEQVGIVDVNVRALTDLSLRFADQLIRNKGGLLNVGSVAGFLPGPGMAVYYASKAYVISLTEALRAELAPRGVRVTVLCPGPVPTEFQGRAGVGSGHDTALLNVSAADVARQAYRGLMANKRAVLPGLGIKIVPFALRFFPRGFILSATSRFQRQRH; encoded by the coding sequence GTGACTGAGCGGGTAACGTTGATCACCGGTGCCTCGGCGGGCATCGGCACGGAGCTGGCGCGTGTGTTTGCTGCGAACGGACACCGGCTCGCGCTGACGGCGCGACGTGCGGACCGACTCGAGGCGCTCGCGAACGAGCTCACCTCCACGTGCGGCAAGAAGCCGATCGTGATCGCCTGCGATCTGCAGCAAGCCGATGCCGGCGAAAGAATCGCCGCCGCGCTCGCTGCCGAAGCGGTCGAGCTCGACAATCTCGTCAACAATGCCGGCTTCGGCGTGTTTGGCGATGCCATCGAGCGCGACCGCGACGAGCAGGTCGGCATTGTCGACGTCAACGTGCGGGCGCTGACCGATCTGTCGCTGCGCTTTGCCGACCAGCTCATCAGGAACAAGGGCGGCCTGCTCAATGTCGGCTCCGTCGCGGGCTTCCTGCCGGGCCCCGGCATGGCCGTCTACTACGCGTCCAAGGCCTATGTGATTTCGCTCACCGAGGCCTTGCGGGCGGAGCTCGCGCCACGCGGTGTTCGCGTCACGGTGCTCTGCCCGGGTCCGGTGCCAACCGAATTCCAGGGGCGCGCGGGTGTTGGCTCCGGGCATGATACGGCCCTTCTCAATGTTTCTGCCGCCGACGTTGCACGACAGGCCTATCGTGGCCTGATGGCGAACAAACGGGCAGTGCTGCCCGGGCTCGGCATCAAGATTGTGCCATTCGCACTGCGCTTCTTCCCGCGCGGCTTCATCCTGTCCGCCACCAGCCGGTTCCAGCGACAAAGGCACTAA
- a CDS encoding glutamine amidotransferase: MSFRTDRFGGAEVVPFPRRTPSAAASEHLLPVLIVLHQESSTPGRVGNALRALGHRLDIRRPRFGDPLPDTLDQHAGAVVFGGPMSANDADDYVRREIDWIEIPLREQRPFLGICLGAQMLAKQLGARVAPHAQALTQIGYYPIRPTAAGHVLYPDWPAQVYHWHREGFELPVGAQLLAEGDDFPIQAFRTGNAFGVQFHPDVTYAMMHCWTTRGYDGLSAPGARERHHHFADRAVYDAAERAWLDHFISGWLARRPVLAQAAE; encoded by the coding sequence ATGTCGTTTCGGACGGACAGGTTTGGTGGAGCAGAGGTGGTGCCCTTCCCCAGAAGGACGCCGAGCGCGGCCGCCTCCGAACACCTTCTGCCGGTTCTGATCGTCCTGCACCAGGAATCCTCGACGCCCGGCCGCGTCGGCAATGCGCTGCGCGCGCTCGGCCATCGTCTCGACATTCGCAGGCCGCGCTTCGGCGATCCCCTGCCCGACACGCTCGACCAGCATGCCGGCGCCGTGGTCTTCGGCGGCCCGATGAGCGCCAATGATGCCGACGACTACGTCCGTCGCGAGATCGATTGGATCGAAATTCCGCTCCGCGAACAGCGGCCGTTCCTCGGCATCTGCCTGGGCGCGCAGATGCTGGCGAAGCAGTTAGGTGCACGCGTCGCGCCGCATGCGCAGGCACTGACCCAGATCGGCTACTATCCGATTCGCCCGACCGCGGCGGGCCACGTGCTCTACCCGGATTGGCCGGCGCAGGTGTATCACTGGCATCGCGAAGGTTTTGAACTGCCGGTCGGCGCTCAACTGCTTGCCGAGGGCGATGATTTTCCGATCCAGGCGTTCCGCACCGGCAATGCCTTCGGCGTGCAGTTTCATCCCGACGTGACCTACGCAATGATGCATTGCTGGACCACGCGCGGCTATGACGGTCTCAGCGCGCCTGGCGCGCGCGAGCGGCATCATCACTTTGCGGACCGCGCGGTTTATGACGCCGCGGAACGTGCCTGGCTCGATCATTTCATCAGTGGCTGGCTGGCGCGCCGGCCGGTGCTGGCGCAAGCCGCCGAGTGA
- a CDS encoding YggT family protein yields the protein MRPIVFILIQIINLYIYLLIASAILSWLIAFNVVNTRNGFVGAVWEFLYRITEPVLGPIRRRLPAMGGLDLSPIVAFFVLWLIQLYLAEYVYPNVP from the coding sequence ATGCGCCCGATAGTCTTCATTCTGATCCAGATCATCAATCTCTACATCTACCTGCTGATCGCATCGGCAATCCTGTCCTGGTTGATCGCGTTCAACGTCGTGAATACCCGCAACGGGTTCGTCGGCGCGGTGTGGGAGTTTCTCTATCGGATTACCGAGCCGGTCCTCGGCCCCATCAGGCGCAGGCTGCCGGCGATGGGCGGTCTCGATCTGTCTCCGATCGTCGCCTTCTTCGTGTTGTGGTTGATCCAGCTCTATCTTGCCGAGTACGTCTATCCGAACGTGCCGTAG
- a CDS encoding DUF167 domain-containing protein, with translation MVPWRTSTTGVSIALRVTPRGGRDGVDGIEQLSDGRSVLKVRVRAIADGGEANRAVLVLLAKSLGVPKASVSLLSGATSRLKQVAIAGDPARLTEALRELASVKSTGIRN, from the coding sequence ATGGTTCCTTGGCGCACCTCGACCACGGGCGTTAGCATCGCGTTGCGCGTGACGCCGCGTGGCGGACGCGACGGCGTCGACGGGATCGAGCAGCTCTCCGACGGCCGCAGCGTCTTGAAGGTGCGGGTGCGTGCCATCGCCGATGGCGGCGAGGCCAATCGCGCGGTGCTGGTGCTGCTGGCGAAATCGCTTGGGGTGCCCAAGGCCAGCGTCAGTCTCCTGTCGGGGGCGACGTCGCGGCTGAAGCAGGTCGCCATTGCGGGCGATCCGGCGCGGCTTACCGAGGCGTTGCGCGAGCTCGCTTCAGTCAAATCGACAGGCATAAGGAACTGA
- a CDS encoding bifunctional methylenetetrahydrofolate dehydrogenase/methenyltetrahydrofolate cyclohydrolase encodes MTAKIIDGKVIAADLRARVADEVARVKREHNLVPGLAVVLVGHDPASEVYVRSKHTQTQAAGMASFEHKLPADVSQADLLAVIAKLNRDPAVHGILVQLPLPKGLDTEAVINAIDAAKDVDGLHPNNAGRLAGGFAALSPCTPLGCIILTKTVHPSLEGMNAIVIGRSNLVGRPLVQLLLNENATVTIAHSRSRDLPGLVKQADLVFAAVGRAEMVRGDWLKPGATVIDVGINRIPKDDGKTRLVGDVAYQEALGVAGAVTPVPGGVGQMTVACLLVNTLRAACAIAGLPKPAV; translated from the coding sequence ATGACGGCCAAGATTATCGATGGAAAAGTCATCGCGGCGGACCTTCGTGCCCGCGTCGCGGACGAGGTCGCCCGCGTCAAGCGCGAGCACAATCTGGTGCCCGGTCTTGCGGTGGTTCTGGTAGGCCATGATCCCGCCAGCGAAGTCTATGTCCGCTCCAAGCATACGCAGACGCAAGCTGCTGGCATGGCCTCGTTCGAGCACAAGCTGCCGGCCGACGTCTCGCAAGCCGATCTGCTGGCGGTGATCGCAAAGCTCAATCGCGATCCCGCCGTGCACGGCATTCTCGTGCAGCTGCCGCTGCCCAAGGGCCTCGACACGGAGGCCGTGATCAATGCCATCGATGCTGCCAAGGATGTTGACGGCCTGCATCCGAACAATGCCGGCCGGCTTGCCGGTGGTTTCGCGGCGCTGTCGCCCTGCACGCCGCTCGGCTGCATCATCCTGACCAAGACCGTGCACCCTTCCCTCGAGGGCATGAACGCCATCGTGATCGGCCGCTCCAATCTGGTCGGCCGCCCGCTGGTGCAATTGCTGCTGAACGAGAACGCCACGGTGACGATCGCGCATTCGCGCTCGCGCGACCTGCCCGGGCTCGTGAAGCAGGCCGACCTCGTCTTTGCCGCGGTCGGCAGAGCTGAGATGGTGCGTGGTGACTGGCTGAAGCCGGGTGCGACCGTGATCGACGTCGGTATCAATCGCATTCCGAAGGATGACGGCAAGACCCGCCTCGTCGGCGATGTCGCCTATCAGGAAGCGCTCGGCGTTGCCGGTGCGGTAACGCCGGTGCCCGGTGGCGTCGGCCAGATGACGGTCGCCTGCCTGCTCGTGAACACGCTGCGCGCGGCTTGTGCGATCGCAGGTTTGCCGAAGCCCGCGGTGTAA
- the ppa gene encoding inorganic diphosphatase, with protein sequence MRIDAVSIGKNVPEDVNVIIEVPVGGEPIKYEMDKEAGTLVVDRFLYTPMRYPGNYGFIPHTLSDDGDPCDVLIINTRAIIPGAVMSVRPVGVLFMEDEAGGDEKILAVPSSKLTQRYDKVRSYSDLPDITLQQIQHFFEHYKDLEKGKWVKITRWGGPEEAQKLILEGIEREKKNKA encoded by the coding sequence ATGCGTATCGATGCGGTCTCGATCGGAAAAAACGTCCCTGAGGACGTCAACGTCATCATTGAAGTCCCCGTGGGCGGCGAACCGATCAAATACGAGATGGATAAGGAAGCCGGCACGCTGGTGGTTGACCGCTTCCTCTACACGCCGATGCGTTACCCCGGTAACTACGGTTTCATCCCGCACACCCTGTCCGATGACGGCGATCCCTGCGACGTGCTGATCATCAACACCCGCGCCATCATCCCCGGCGCCGTCATGAGCGTGCGCCCGGTTGGCGTGTTGTTCATGGAGGACGAGGCCGGCGGCGACGAGAAGATTCTGGCGGTGCCGTCGTCCAAGCTGACGCAGCGCTACGACAAGGTGAGGTCGTATTCCGACCTGCCCGATATCACGCTGCAGCAGATCCAGCACTTCTTTGAGCACTACAAGGATCTCGAGAAGGGCAAGTGGGTGAAGATCACGCGCTGGGGCGGTCCCGAGGAAGCGCAGAAGCTGATCCTCGAAGGCATCGAGCGCGAGAAGAAAAACAAGGCGTAA
- a CDS encoding GNAT family N-acetyltransferase produces MSTTLIEVRPAKAADATAVASTHDEAWRSAYQGIIPGAELEKLINRRGPQWWDSAIRKGSRVSVLVFGDKIAGYANYGRNRARSLHFDGEIYELYLRPEFQGLGFGRRLFTAARRDLMQSNLKSMVVWALSDNDPATEFYRALGGRMVARSSERFGPKSLDKVAFAWTN; encoded by the coding sequence ATGAGCACAACCCTGATCGAGGTCCGGCCGGCCAAAGCTGCAGATGCAACTGCGGTGGCGTCCACCCATGACGAAGCCTGGCGTTCCGCCTATCAGGGCATCATTCCCGGCGCCGAGCTGGAGAAGCTGATCAATCGTCGCGGTCCGCAGTGGTGGGACAGCGCGATCCGCAAGGGCAGCCGCGTCAGCGTGCTGGTGTTCGGCGACAAGATCGCAGGCTATGCCAACTACGGCCGCAACCGCGCCCGCAGCCTGCATTTCGACGGCGAGATCTACGAGCTGTACCTGCGCCCCGAGTTTCAAGGCCTCGGCTTCGGCCGCCGCCTGTTCACCGCCGCCCGCCGCGACCTCATGCAGAGCAATCTGAAGAGCATGGTGGTGTGGGCGCTCTCGGACAACGATCCGGCGACCGAGTTCTATCGTGCCTTGGGCGGCCGCATGGTGGCGCGCTCCTCGGAGCGGTTCGGGCCGAAGTCGCTCGACAAGGTTGCCTTCGCTTGGACCAATTGA
- a CDS encoding dienelactone hydrolase family protein encodes MRLLDTLALLLLLSLLAAQPLCAQVTFGASGAESEPLRRQEWRVPSPDTDIAARALLFRPAGAGPFRLAVIAHASTQNVLRRAQMPQPEYRALAAFLVARGFAVLVPERLGHGATGGRYVEDQGGCDEADYARAGRATAEEISLALDYLQKQDFIRKDAAVVIGHSAGGWGALALANADPKQISAITVFAPGRGGHANDEPNKVCAPHTLLVAAAEFGKAARIPVTSLVAANDSYFAPAFSLGLADAFRSGGGKDDFRTLPAVGSEGHWMIETEAGVQAASGELARALYLPKPVATKRP; translated from the coding sequence ATGCGGCTCCTCGACACCCTTGCCCTTCTGCTCCTGCTGTCCCTGCTGGCGGCGCAGCCTCTGTGCGCTCAGGTCACGTTCGGGGCATCGGGCGCAGAGAGCGAGCCGTTGCGCCGCCAGGAATGGCGCGTGCCGTCGCCGGATACCGACATTGCCGCGCGTGCGCTGCTGTTTCGCCCCGCCGGCGCCGGGCCGTTTCGGCTTGCGGTGATTGCGCATGCGTCGACGCAGAACGTGTTGCGTCGCGCGCAAATGCCGCAGCCGGAATACCGCGCACTCGCAGCGTTTCTCGTCGCGCGCGGCTTTGCCGTGCTGGTGCCGGAGCGGCTCGGCCATGGTGCGACTGGTGGCCGCTATGTCGAGGATCAGGGCGGCTGCGACGAAGCGGACTACGCACGCGCGGGGCGCGCCACCGCGGAGGAAATTTCGCTCGCGCTGGACTATCTGCAAAAGCAGGATTTTATCCGCAAGGATGCCGCGGTCGTGATCGGACACTCCGCAGGCGGCTGGGGTGCACTGGCGCTTGCGAACGCCGATCCGAAACAGATCTCCGCGATCACAGTATTTGCGCCCGGACGTGGCGGCCACGCCAATGACGAACCGAACAAGGTCTGCGCGCCACATACGCTTCTCGTGGCCGCGGCCGAATTCGGCAAGGCGGCGCGCATTCCCGTGACTTCACTGGTCGCAGCCAATGACAGCTATTTTGCACCGGCGTTCTCGCTGGGCTTGGCGGATGCGTTTCGCAGTGGCGGCGGCAAGGACGATTTTCGGACGCTGCCGGCCGTCGGCAGCGAGGGCCATTGGATGATCGAGACCGAGGCTGGGGTCCAGGCCGCAAGCGGAGAGCTCGCGCGTGCGCTGTACCTGCCAAAACCTGTGGCGACCAAGAGGCCATGA
- a CDS encoding DUF2269 family protein gives MTLYFLVKYLHVLGAAVILGTGTGIAFFMLMAHRTHDAVFIARTASVVVIADAIFTLSAVILQPLTGGLLMMLSATPITERWLLASLGLYVLAGLFWVPVVFIQIEMRDIARKAAEQRVALPERYFTLFRRWFAFGFPGFGATMLILWLMIAKPF, from the coding sequence ATGACGCTGTACTTCCTGGTCAAATATCTGCACGTGCTCGGTGCCGCCGTCATCCTCGGCACCGGAACCGGCATCGCCTTCTTCATGCTGATGGCACATCGCACGCACGACGCGGTGTTCATCGCGCGCACGGCGTCTGTGGTAGTGATTGCGGATGCGATCTTCACGCTGTCAGCCGTGATCCTGCAGCCGCTCACCGGCGGCCTGCTGATGATGCTCTCGGCGACGCCAATCACCGAACGTTGGCTGTTGGCCTCGCTCGGGCTGTACGTCCTTGCGGGCCTGTTCTGGGTCCCTGTCGTCTTCATCCAGATCGAGATGCGCGACATCGCGCGCAAGGCCGCCGAGCAGCGCGTCGCGCTGCCGGAGCGCTACTTCACTCTGTTCCGCCGCTGGTTCGCGTTCGGCTTCCCCGGCTTCGGCGCCACGATGCTGATCCTCTGGTTGATGATCGCAAAACCGTTTTGA
- a CDS encoding SDR family oxidoreductase, whose translation MNWRTILVLGASGLIGRFVTDDLRARGFDVVGLARSLSPAQTMSALDIELPILSLDTLALTGLLSEHAVDVVVNCLGVLQDGPGSDTNAVHRDFVARLLQAIASSGRAIRLVHISIPGTAQADRTAFATTKREAERLIAASDIPHAILRPGFVVAPSAYGGSAMLRALAAFPLDLPAEEMARPFQPVAVEDISATIAWLAARDIDDASVKAVSWDLMQFEPITIAGVIKKFRLAFGTAGWPHVAMPSFTLDLGAKIGDLANTLGWMPPMRSTAIAELRRGVSGDPSAWIAATGIAPKTLAETIGRHPATIQDKWFARLFLIKALIVASLVAFWLVSGYIALFVSYRAAAGILTAHNLPPALVDPITIGTSLMDMSIGVLIAFRRTTAIGLVAGIVASLGYMFGAAILTPDLWIEPLGALVKTGPAIVLMLVALLMLDNR comes from the coding sequence ATGAACTGGCGAACCATTTTGGTGCTCGGCGCCTCCGGCCTGATCGGCCGCTTTGTCACCGACGACCTGCGCGCGCGAGGTTTTGACGTGGTCGGTCTCGCGCGCAGCCTGTCGCCGGCGCAGACGATGAGCGCGCTCGATATCGAGCTGCCGATCCTGTCGCTCGATACGCTCGCGCTGACAGGCTTGCTGAGCGAGCATGCCGTGGACGTCGTCGTGAACTGCCTCGGCGTGCTCCAGGATGGCCCCGGCAGCGACACCAATGCCGTGCATCGCGATTTTGTCGCGCGCCTGCTTCAGGCGATTGCCAGCAGCGGACGTGCGATCCGGCTGGTGCACATCTCGATTCCGGGGACGGCGCAAGCCGATCGCACCGCCTTCGCCACGACCAAGCGCGAGGCGGAACGGCTGATCGCGGCCTCCGACATTCCCCACGCCATCCTGCGGCCCGGCTTCGTGGTCGCACCATCAGCCTATGGCGGCAGCGCCATGCTGCGCGCGCTCGCCGCCTTTCCGCTTGATCTTCCGGCAGAGGAGATGGCAAGGCCATTCCAGCCCGTCGCGGTCGAGGATATCTCCGCGACCATCGCCTGGCTCGCCGCACGCGATATCGACGATGCATCCGTGAAAGCGGTGAGCTGGGACCTGATGCAATTCGAGCCGATCACGATCGCCGGTGTCATCAAGAAGTTTCGCCTTGCATTCGGCACCGCTGGATGGCCGCATGTCGCGATGCCGTCCTTCACGCTCGATCTCGGCGCGAAAATCGGCGATCTCGCCAACACTCTCGGCTGGATGCCGCCGATGCGCTCCACCGCCATCGCCGAGCTCCGCCGCGGCGTGAGCGGTGATCCCTCGGCGTGGATCGCGGCCACCGGCATCGCGCCGAAGACGCTGGCTGAGACGATCGGGCGTCATCCCGCCACCATCCAGGACAAATGGTTCGCGCGGCTGTTCCTGATCAAGGCGCTGATTGTCGCGAGTCTGGTCGCGTTCTGGCTCGTCTCCGGCTACATTGCGCTGTTCGTGTCCTACCGCGCCGCCGCCGGCATCTTGACCGCCCACAACCTGCCGCCCGCGCTGGTCGATCCGATCACCATCGGCACCAGCCTGATGGACATGAGCATCGGCGTGCTGATCGCCTTCCGCCGCACGACAGCGATCGGGCTCGTTGCGGGTATTGTCGCCTCACTCGGCTACATGTTCGGCGCGGCGATCCTGACGCCCGACCTCTGGATCGAGCCGCTCGGCGCGCTGGTCAAAACAGGACCGGCGATCGTGCTGATGCTGGTGGCGCTTCTGATGCTGGATAATCGTTGA
- a CDS encoding thiol-disulfide oxidoreductase DCC family protein codes for MSKWPDDDVILFDGVCIFCSRWVRFVAQRDTAKRFRFTPIQSDYGARLARTFGIDPDGPDTNAVVHGGEVFMKSDAALTVLSLLPGWGWVRALFAVPKLLRDPIYNLIAHNRYRIFGKYDACFVPDADLRARVIEE; via the coding sequence ATGAGTAAATGGCCGGATGACGACGTGATCCTGTTCGACGGCGTCTGCATCTTCTGCTCACGCTGGGTGCGCTTCGTCGCGCAGCGCGATACGGCGAAGCGATTTCGCTTCACGCCGATCCAGTCGGATTATGGCGCCAGGCTCGCGCGGACCTTCGGCATCGACCCGGATGGTCCAGATACCAATGCGGTGGTCCATGGCGGCGAGGTCTTTATGAAGTCCGACGCCGCGCTGACCGTACTCTCGCTGCTTCCCGGCTGGGGCTGGGTGCGCGCGTTGTTCGCCGTGCCGAAGCTGCTGCGCGACCCCATCTACAATCTCATCGCGCACAACCGCTATCGCATTTTCGGCAAGTACGATGCGTGCTTCGTGCCGGATGCGGATTTGAGGGCGCGCGTGATTGAGGAGTAA
- a CDS encoding flavin monoamine oxidase family protein has protein sequence MSFPSPVDVAIIGAGAAGLGAAHALAGSGLSVIVLEARNRLGGRAWTVQASPEVTFDVGCGWLHSADTNSFVPIARALAFELNKDLPPWRERAYGNAFPQGERNDFVRAMDAFYERLWQAAQNGKDEPASLSLEPGNRWNPMIDAISTYINGCELKDMSTLDWDAYEDSELNWRVRRGYGALIAAYGAPCPVALNCNVTLIDHSGKRVRIETSQSALTADRVIITVPTNLIADEAIRFSPPLPAKVDAARGLPLGVNDKVTLALEGAEAFPKEGNLRGASMRTEMGTYHIRPFGQPCIEGFFGGSFACQLEDAGEGAIAAHSIDEIASFLGNDIRRKLKPLYESRWGHDPFARGSYSHALPGHAGDRAVLAAPVDGRLFFAGEATSPTFFTTAHGAKDSGERAAKEVLAVRGKP, from the coding sequence ATGTCCTTCCCCTCTCCCGTCGATGTCGCGATCATCGGTGCCGGCGCAGCCGGCCTCGGCGCGGCGCACGCACTGGCAGGCTCCGGCCTCTCCGTGATCGTGCTGGAGGCGCGCAACCGGCTCGGCGGCCGCGCCTGGACCGTGCAGGCCTCGCCTGAAGTCACCTTCGACGTCGGCTGCGGCTGGCTGCACTCGGCCGACACGAACTCGTTCGTTCCCATTGCACGCGCGCTCGCATTCGAGCTCAACAAGGATCTGCCGCCCTGGCGCGAGCGCGCCTATGGCAATGCCTTTCCGCAAGGCGAGCGCAACGATTTCGTGCGCGCGATGGACGCATTCTACGAGCGCCTCTGGCAAGCCGCGCAGAACGGCAAGGACGAGCCGGCGAGCCTGAGCCTCGAGCCCGGCAATCGCTGGAATCCCATGATCGACGCGATCTCGACCTACATCAACGGCTGCGAACTCAAGGACATGTCGACGCTCGACTGGGACGCCTATGAGGACAGCGAGCTCAACTGGCGCGTCCGCCGTGGCTATGGCGCGCTCATCGCGGCCTATGGCGCGCCCTGCCCGGTGGCGCTGAACTGCAACGTCACGCTGATCGATCATTCCGGCAAGCGCGTCCGCATCGAGACGTCACAGAGCGCGCTGACGGCGGACAGGGTGATCATCACCGTGCCGACGAACCTGATCGCCGATGAAGCAATCCGCTTCTCGCCGCCGTTGCCAGCCAAAGTCGACGCCGCGCGCGGCCTGCCGCTCGGTGTCAACGACAAGGTGACGCTGGCGCTTGAAGGTGCAGAAGCTTTTCCGAAGGAAGGAAACCTGCGCGGCGCCAGCATGCGCACCGAAATGGGCACCTATCACATCCGCCCGTTCGGCCAGCCGTGCATCGAAGGTTTTTTCGGCGGCAGCTTTGCATGCCAGCTGGAAGATGCCGGCGAAGGCGCCATCGCCGCACACAGCATCGACGAGATCGCGAGCTTCCTCGGCAACGATATCCGCCGCAAGCTGAAGCCGCTGTACGAGTCGCGCTGGGGGCACGATCCGTTTGCGAGAGGGTCCTATTCGCACGCGCTGCCGGGGCACGCCGGCGACCGTGCCGTGCTGGCAGCGCCGGTGGATGGGCGGTTGTTCTTCGCAGGCGAAGCGACGTCGCCGACGTTTTTCACGACGGCCCACGGGGCGAAGGACAGCGGAGAGCGCGCGGCGAAGGAAGTGCTGGCGGTTCGGGGCAAGCCGTAA